Within Gammaproteobacteria bacterium, the genomic segment TACACCAGCGGTGCCATCCTGACTATCGACGGTGGAGTCAGTGCACGGCGGGCTGTTATGTAAGTTAAGAATCACGACAACACCCGATGTACGCAATAAGTGATGGCTGAGAACTTTATAGTGCTAGTGGGGTGTTGGGAGCAGGATATGTCATCTATGTTAATTAGATTTAAGGAGGAACCCCGATGTCTAGATATATAACTTTAGGAACCTATACCAATGAAGGTGCTGCCGGACTCGTTGATGGTGATTCTGATCGTAGGGCAGCGATGGAAGTTGCACACAATAGCGTTGGAGCCAAATTGGTGGACTATTACATTACCCGTGGCCAATATGACTTTTGTGTCATTGCCGACGCCGATTCATTTGCAGTAATCGCTGCCATGGGCTTAAAAGCCAAAGGGAGTGGAGCTGTTGATAACTTAGTCACTTTAGAATCAGTCGACATTGAGGAGGTACGCAGCGTCGCAAAGAATGTGCAATTTACGCCACCAAGCACCTGACCATTATCAGCGCCCTACACCGTAGGGCGCTTTTTTATGGACAAATATCTACCCCAATTGCTCCACCATTTGTCTGTCTTATGCAACCCGTCAGCATTAGTTGGACAGAATAGTCTGATTGTCTAAGAGAGAATTTTAATTCATCGTTAACCGAGAGAATTAATGATGAATACGAAGAGGCGAGCCCACAAAGGCAGTGCTGAGAAGACAGTCCG encodes:
- a CDS encoding GYD domain-containing protein, which gives rise to MSRYITLGTYTNEGAAGLVDGDSDRRAAMEVAHNSVGAKLVDYYITRGQYDFCVIADADSFAVIAAMGLKAKGSGAVDNLVTLESVDIEEVRSVAKNVQFTPPST